The genomic region AACTGAGCAAATGCCATTAAGTCTACTACACCTTCTAATAAGAAGAAGTTATAATGAATTGATCCTTCATACCAGAATTTATCTCCTGTAACACCTTGTTTTAATTGTTCATTAATACCAAATTCACCTTTGAATACTAAATCAATAAATGATTGATTTTGTGTATATAAACCAATAACACCTACTGCTGCATTTAACCAACAAGGGATGTTATGAATATGTGTGATTTGAGGAATTAAGATATCAGTAATCGGAATAAATAAGTTTTTATTTAAACCTTCTAAGAATTCTTCTTCTAATTCACCTTTTAATAATTCTAAAGAAATAATAATACGAATAGCAACAATTGCTTCATTTAATCCTTGAGGCATTAAACGAGCTGCTCCACCAACATCAACTGTTAAACCACTTTCATCTACAATTTTATCTTTGGCATGTAATGCGAATTCTACATAATGATCAGAATAGAAACCTAAGATTTTTTTATATTCTGTTAAATATTTAGAATCTTTTTCAACACGATATAATGTCGCTAATTTCATTAATGTTAAAATTGCTGTATTACGGTAAAAATATCTCCATACATTATCAAATGTTTTATTTTGATATACTGTATGACATAATTGACAAACATGTTCATGTGGTTTATCTAAATCAAAGATCAGTCTTTCTCCATCTTCAGGACAGAAATAATTATGTCCCCATTCACTTAAATATTCAGGTGAATCATGAAATTCATTACAAAACTTTTCTGCTTCTTTTTTCATTGATTCTAACATTTCCATATATTTAGGATTCGTTGTTAGAATTTGTTCATTTATATCAAATATTTTCATTTATTGCTCCTATTCGAACACTACTTGTTCTTCTTTTATTTCTATACTTTTATTTTTCTCTATTCTACCATCAATGATTGTCTTTTTCATGAACAAATACAAACCAATTGAAAATAGTCCACTTAATATATTACTTACCAACATTGCATACCAAATACCATATTCACCAATCCCCCAAATAGGTTGAGAGAAAATAATAACAACTGGTACTCTAAACACATAAATTCTCATTAAACTAACAAATAAATTAAACTTTGTATCCCCTGTTCCTTGGAAAATACCCATTGCACATTCTGTCATTCCCCAGGGAATAATAGATGCACTATAGATACCCATTGCATTAATAATATGTTGATACGTTGGATCACTAGTATCCACAAATAATGCTGCAATCGATGATCTAAATGGCAGTAAGAATGCTATAAAAATAATAGCTAACGTTAATCCAAAACCTAAGGATTTCCATACTGCTTTTTTAACACGTTCTGGTTGGTTTGCACCCATGTTTTGAGCTACAATTACCGATAAACCTGTACCAAATGCGGTTACAGCTTTAAAGAAAACAGAGTTTACTTTGTTTGTGATTCCATAAGCTGCTAAAACTGGTTCTCCAAAAGCAAGTACATACTTGTTAATAATTATAAAACCCATTGATATTAATGATTTTTCAAATATTAATGGTAATGCTGTTACTAATAATATTTTAGTTGAAATAGAGTTTATTTTGTATTCACTTATTTCTAATTTTCTTTCATTTTTCTTAGAGAAAAAACTAATTAAACAAGTAGTAGCACAAATTCCTTGTGCTAATATTGTTGCTAGTCCAATCCCTGTAATTTCCCAATTTACTACAATCGTAAATAGGTAACAGAAAATGATTTTCATTATTAAAGAAAACATATTAATAGATATTGCTTTCTTTGTATTTCCTTGAGCTCTTTCAATTGCGAGATAAAGAACAGTAATAAAATTAAATACTACACCCCATGCTGTTAACATCAAATAACGACTTGAATCAGCTAATAAAGTATCTGTAATACCTGCTAAAAGTAATACTTCATTTGAAAAAACAAATGTTACGGCACTTATTATAAACCCAATCGTTACTCCAATGACAAATACATGGCCAATCATTCTACGTGCTTTTTGTTCATCATTAGCACCAATATAACGTGCTATTAAACTACACCCAGCTACCGATAGACCTGTTGCTACTGCATTTAATGTATCCTGAATAGGTCCTACAAAGGCAACACTTGCTACTGCTAAACTACCTACATTCGCAACAAAAAGACTATCTATAATACCATACATACCCTCTACCATATTGGTAATGATAATTGGTAAAGTTATCATCCAGATAACTGCGTCTAGTCTACCATTTAATATATTTACTTTCTCTTTCAAGATTTTCCCCTCTCCTAAACAATTTTTTATAAATCGCTCACTTTAAATAGTATAGTAGGTAAGCGAGGAATTCATTTACCT from Tannockella kyphosi harbors:
- a CDS encoding MATE family efflux transporter; this translates as MKEKVNILNGRLDAVIWMITLPIIITNMVEGMYGIIDSLFVANVGSLAVASVAFVGPIQDTLNAVATGLSVAGCSLIARYIGANDEQKARRMIGHVFVIGVTIGFIISAVTFVFSNEVLLLAGITDTLLADSSRYLMLTAWGVVFNFITVLYLAIERAQGNTKKAISINMFSLIMKIIFCYLFTIVVNWEITGIGLATILAQGICATTCLISFFSKKNERKLEISEYKINSISTKILLVTALPLIFEKSLISMGFIIINKYVLAFGEPVLAAYGITNKVNSVFFKAVTAFGTGLSVIVAQNMGANQPERVKKAVWKSLGFGLTLAIIFIAFLLPFRSSIAALFVDTSDPTYQHIINAMGIYSASIIPWGMTECAMGIFQGTGDTKFNLFVSLMRIYVFRVPVVIIFSQPIWGIGEYGIWYAMLVSNILSGLFSIGLYLFMKKTIIDGRIEKNKSIEIKEEQVVFE